The following are encoded together in the Myxococcus virescens genome:
- a CDS encoding cytochrome d ubiquinol oxidase subunit II: MSTDAILGFAVAGTFVLYALFGGADFGGGVWDLLASGPRKAEQRALIARAIGPVWEVNHIWLIVGLVLLFAGFPRAFAVLSVALHVPLTLLLLGIVFRGAAFTFRAYDTRGDAVQRQWGLVFSGASVIAPVLLGMCVGAVVSGTIRVEGRVVVSGFFASWLAPFSWAVGALALSLFAFLAAAYLTHEAHEPTLREDFRRRAMGAGVAVFVAALAVLLLAREGAPRVWEGLLRSPFALALHAGTAVAAVASFALLWARRFQWVRVAAAVQAGLIVLGWAASQYPYLVVPDVTLHGAAASPGVQRWLLVALGVGTAVVVPSLVLLFRVFRPAPLRGHGPIFDVANTATDRRT; encoded by the coding sequence CTCTCTTCGGCGGGGCGGACTTCGGGGGCGGCGTCTGGGATTTGCTCGCCTCCGGACCGCGCAAGGCGGAGCAGCGCGCGCTCATCGCCCGCGCCATTGGCCCGGTGTGGGAGGTGAATCACATCTGGCTCATCGTGGGCCTGGTGCTGCTGTTCGCCGGCTTCCCGCGCGCCTTCGCGGTGCTGAGCGTGGCGCTGCACGTGCCGCTGACGTTGCTGCTGCTGGGCATCGTGTTCCGGGGCGCGGCCTTCACCTTCCGGGCCTACGACACGCGCGGGGACGCGGTGCAGCGGCAGTGGGGGCTCGTCTTCAGTGGCGCCAGCGTCATCGCGCCGGTGCTGCTGGGCATGTGCGTGGGGGCCGTGGTGAGCGGCACCATCCGCGTGGAAGGGCGGGTGGTGGTGAGCGGCTTCTTCGCGTCGTGGCTCGCGCCCTTCTCATGGGCGGTGGGCGCGCTGGCGCTGAGCCTCTTCGCCTTCCTGGCGGCGGCATACCTCACTCACGAGGCGCACGAGCCCACGCTGCGCGAGGACTTCCGCCGCCGGGCGATGGGCGCGGGCGTGGCCGTGTTCGTCGCGGCGCTGGCGGTGCTGTTGCTGGCACGTGAGGGGGCGCCGCGCGTCTGGGAGGGACTCTTGCGCTCGCCCTTCGCCCTGGCGCTGCATGCGGGCACGGCGGTGGCGGCGGTGGCGTCCTTCGCGCTCTTGTGGGCGCGCCGCTTTCAATGGGTCCGTGTCGCGGCGGCCGTGCAGGCGGGGCTCATCGTGCTGGGGTGGGCCGCCTCGCAGTACCCGTACCTGGTGGTGCCCGACGTCACGCTGCATGGCGCGGCGGCGAGCCCTGGCGTGCAGCGTTGGTTGTTGGTGGCGCTGGGCGTGGGCACGGCCGTGGTGGTGCCTTCGCTGGTGTTGCTGTTCCGCGTCTTCCGGCCCGCGCCGTTGCGGGGCCATGGACCCATCTTCGACGTGGCGAATACCGCGACCGACCGAAGAACGTGA